The Theileria parva strain Muguga chromosome 1, complete sequence, whole genome shotgun sequence DNA window TTTACCCTGCGAACCGGAGATTTGTCTGATTTACTATCCAATTTATCATGTGATATGTCTGATCTACGTGATTTACTATCCGGTTTATTATGTGATTTGTGTGATTTACGATGTGGTGAGTTACTTCTACTTCTGCGATATCTTTCTCTCTCCCTCCCTCTACCCCTATCTTTAtgtagctccctctcgcTATGTTTATGTAGCTCCCTCTCACTATCCCTATGTTTAtgtagctccctctccctaTCCCTGTACCTATtagtagctccctctccctccCTCTCTCTACCCCTATGAGTATCCCTCTCCCTCCCTTTATCTCTATGAGTATCCCTCTGGCTATCTCCAAATTTCCGCCTAAAATGAATACTAAAACTAAGTAAATTACTGTTTGGCTTTGAGATTGGAGTATttgtgtataatttgttgttgTTGCGTTTCAAGTTTCTTGATGATGAAGAGCGGGTCTTCTCTGAACTTGTTTAAAGTTTGTTCGTAAACTCGGGAGGAGTCTGTCAACACTGAACCCACAGACTTGTCATCCGATTCTGGCCTACGTAACTCACCCCTAGCACCCGGGATACTCTCACCCAGCAAGTAACTCTCCTATAAATCATACAGTTATTaagtaaattagttaacTCGTGATAATTGTAGATAATGAGATTAGTTAACTGGTGATATTATTGGTAGTTACGAGGTTATTTTGTTGTTGAGTGGGATCGTTGTAGAGCCATTCGAGCCCTTCAGCCTCGATTTTCGACGAACCCGTCCATTTACCCTTGTCCATAAATATTCAACTTAATTATCGggaaaattgtaatatcgtgtaaaatattattattgtgtaaaaatattgtgtaaaatattgtgtaaaaaattgtgtaaaaatagaattaatatttgataaatgaaatttgtaaggtattttattaaaaatttgagaGTTAGTTTTTTTTAtccaatttttcaaatccCCAACGCCGTCAGCTTTTGCGATTCCAACTCCGTCAGCTTTTGCGATTCCAACACCGCCAAGCCCCGTGATTCCAAGCCACAAACTCACAAATCTCACGTTAACCacaatactaataatatttacaatatttatagtgttaataatattaataatatttatagtGTTTAATGTATTTGTAGAATGTTTATATGTTTGGTTCGGTAAAATCGTTGCCAGAGGGATTAAGCAAGCATCCGCTCCTACAACGTATTTTAAACACTAATTAACTGTACTAATATTCTAGGGTTAGaatgtaaattagttgatTTTGGCCCGAATTTCGGTGTAGCGGTGGATAAAAAGTCAAATGTGTATCTTTGGGGCTCTGATACTCAAAATGGTATTCTAACACTTGTAATCATCATTCTGTAGAATTTGTTAAACCCTTTCTACTCTGTACATTATCCAACATCAAAGACCTACAAGTATTTCTATAGTAGTTTTACACatccccattatttacactttttgcaacctattgatatttattttacaattgttaattattttttggtaaataagtggttaCTGCAGCAATTGTGgtaattattttcctcgGTAAAAGCtagcccgatcaacttttgcattttatttttttaacccttaaaataataattaaaaattgatttagTGTGCGAATAATGAgatttacatattattaagCAATGGAACGGGTAATCTCTTTAGTATAACAATTTGTAGTATTACTAATTAAGGACGTTAATGACATTCTGAACACTCCACACGTGAACTGTGTGTTACAGGAGATACCAGAGTTTTCTGGCGGatttttgtataataatccGAAGATAGTCAGGATGAGTATTGGGCAGTATCACAGCGCTTTCATATCAGACGACGGATCGCTCtgtaacaattattatttattcgTTAGACTGTTCAGGCAATAACGAATTCGGACAATGCGCTCAAAAACCAACACAACTACACACAGAATCCACTTTCCTCgtttacaataataataccaACACCATCGATCAGATACCACCCAccaaagtattttttacctaGTTTTACCCTTCCCCACTTACTATTCaaatttgcaacctttttgatatttatttacaatttacaattattttttggtaaatgtgtagttacAGCAGCAGAAATGACTGGGtaagaaaatttatttctccTAACCCGATCAATTTTTGCactttatttccaaaatccataaatttacaattattttttcataaaattgatCTACATagataataatgtgtttagGTAAGGTTTAGGGAGAACGTGAGGATAAAGGACGTGGTGTGTGGTCAAACCCATACTCTCTGCATTGataccaataataatatcTACTCGTATCTTCTTTAcctattattttactcaatataatattgtaatgtgtaaatatagATTTGGGGATGATAGTGAGattgaattattttttggtgACAGCAGGGGTAAGTCAATCTTCGAACACCGACACTACAAGCCCTACCTCAAACGCATATACAACTTCTCTCCCATCAACACCTCCCCAATCATCTACAATCAAACCGAAAAGTATCTCTAACTTCTTTACTCATATACAATTGTTACACAGTTAACACATACGTAGTTAAGTAGTAAACAGTGTAAATATTGTAGACACTTGCAATATGTGCCGGTGCGGATAAATGAGATGTCACTTCTGAAGAGGTATGGAGAGCTGATAAGGAAATCAGACATTAAACTACAAGCCGGAAATCACTTCACCATCATCGCCATCACCCCGACACACTCTCTCCACACTGTCAACAATGTCAACACTAACAATAGTGTCAATAATGTTAACAATGTGAACATTGTCAACAGAGTGAATGGTGTGAACAATTCGATAATATTGTCGAGTGGCTTGAATGTGTCTGGTCAGTGTGGAAGTTTGGACCCTGTGTCAACAGCGGCTAAGAGGGTAAGAATAAGTAAGCCTGTTAGGGATTTGACATGCGGTACCGCACACTGCTTTCTACTCACCAATAACTCCATTTACCTCTGGGGAGATAATAAACAGAAACAACTTAGTTTAGGTGCGTTACGGGGCTTGCTACCGCTCACACAGTTATGTAGCCACAGAGATAGCCACCCCAATGGGACTCTTTTTACCCTTAGCACtttgttaattagctcTCCTTAggtagttaagtagctctCTATCCCTATCCCctaagtagctccctctaggggtattagTTAAGTAGCCCCCTCTCCCTTatgtagttaattagctccctctcggggtatagttatgtatagttaagtagctccctctaggggtattagttaagtagctccctctaggggtacaGTTATGTATActtaattagctccctctaggggtactATTTGCAATAtttaagtagctccctctaggggtatagttaattagctctCCTTAGGGGTACATAGtactaagtatatagtaagatagctccctctaggggtactagttaattagctctCCTTAGGACTTAATTAGCTCTCCTTAggtagttaagtagctaTCTATCCCTTatgtagttaattagctccctctaggggtactATTTGCagtagttaagtagctccctctaggggtactAGTTAATCAGCTCTCCTTAGggtatagtaagatagctccctctaggggtatatagttaattagctccctctaggggtatagttaattagctctCCTTAGGGGTACATAGtactaagtatatagtaagatagctccctctaggggtattagttatatactaGACTACTATAGTTACATACTATAGAAGTACTATATAGATAGTTGTAAGCTCTCCCTTATGTAGTTATTTCTCCTTAGgggtattagttaaatagATGTAAATAtgcaagcaccgtaacggaatATTAGATAAAAAAACTGTTTGGACTCCCGAAagactaaaattaaacccCGAAGAAGAGATAAAATACATCAAATGCTCATACAACAACTCAGCCATCATCACACAACACAATCAATAATCACACAACAcaatcaataatttaatcccaccaattattttattaaattaaattaaatattaataaattaaatattaatattaaaataaaataattaatggTAAATAAGAAGAAGCCTCCTAGGGGGCTCGAACCCCTGACCACCAGATTAAAAGTCTGGCGCTCTACCGACTGAGCTAAAGAGGCCTCAATCCAATCCCATATCACTCTTTCACCTATCCACTCAAtcctacacattcttacactattatataatttattccatATCTTCCAGATTCCACTACAATAGTGTAAACTGTAccatattttaatattgtaccatattataatactgtacgatagtgtaaatagtgaGAACAATTGTGAGATGTTAAGAATGTATGAAAGATTATTGGTGGTATTGTCTAGGGAGCggaatatatattttaatttatcgttggagaattatttattgagtACTTTTTCCACTGGAAGGCTGTGGAATAATGTTAGTAATTCGGCGTACTCGAGGGTTTTGTACTTTTGGAGAAACTCACCCGCCGTCATCATTGGAAGGAACCAAAACCTCTACTCAGaatgtaatttaaacaatattacaCAAGATGTCAACATCGTCAGAAGATTCACAGGCGGTGGCGCTGTCTACCAGGTTTCTTCACCAGTCTACTCTTTTCCACACttttctacacattattagTAGTGTtatattgataaattattgaaaaattgtaaaatttggCAAAGTGTCAAAAAGTGTAAACTCGTGAcaacaaataattttactaaatcCACAATTATAcagataaaatatatacaaaataagtattaaaatgatgtaacaattaattaatataatttatatattatatatatattatattatatattgtgtatattacacattgtATATACAACGTAGTATAATACACGTAGTACAGTAAGTTGTATAGTATTGTAGGACTTGGGGAACTTGTGTTTTACGATCATTTCAGACTCCAAGACCCACGACTTCAACACGAACTCTCAACTCATCTGCTCAGCTCTAACCAAACTCATTGGTAATTCCTACACTATTAATCTTATTCACTGTGTTAttcttatttacactattaatattatttactgtgttaatattatttactgtgttaatatttgtcAGGAGTCCGATGTGATCCTACGGGTAGAAATGACATGTGTGTAAATGGTCTTAAGGTGTGGTGATATTAGATTTACTTGTTTTATAGTTTTCCGGATCCGCATTCAAAGTGTTACCTAACGCTGCTTTACATCATGGtgcgttacggtgcttgcaTCCAATCACAGGGTTTAGTCATACCCTGGGGACTATTTCCACAGTTATTCCCTTCTAGACAGTTAAATAAGATTATGCATTAGGAACGTTGTTgataaacataaataaagGTTCCTTGGAGAAGTACTTAACACCCGAAAAGTCCAAACTCGCCGTAATCCCacaattatacaattatttcgttaactatacaattatttcgttaactatacaattatttcGTTAACTGTGCAATTTGATAAATGTGTGTAGAAGCACAATGTGAAGAGTGTGGAGTCAAGAGTAACTAACTTGGCTCAGTTCAAACCTGACATCACACACCAAGAAGTACTTTTAACTCTGTTATAATTCATTAGGTCTGTGACTCCATCATCAGTGAGACCGTCACACACTTTCAATACACACACAGCGAAGTAACTACATAGCTAATTTTACCATGTAATGTGTAGTTGTGGGAAGTGGATCAGACTAGCGAAGTGTGCAACGAACAGGAGTTCAAGGAATGTTACAACAAACTTACCGTAACACACAATATAACATGTGATTTCAGGATAGAGACTGGATTTATGGGACGAATTTGAGGAATGAGATGAATGGGATGAATGGGATGAATGGGATGAATGTGAGGAGTTTGAGGAACAGGTTTGAGTTTGGGAGTGTCGAGTTCTGTCTGGACATAAGAGACAACCAAGTAGAAAATGTCTTCATCTATTCCGACATGCTAAACGCCGATTTCATCCAACACTTGATCAAGAAATTCAATAAATCCCCATTCCCAAACACTTTTCAGGCGTTTGAAGAGATTCTCAATTCCGTGGGTAATCTGGAAACTGTGTCAATATTGGTGTAGAATATCCAAACTGTGAGGAATATGTAAGACAAATCAAGGCGTGGCTACGAGAATCTTTatgattaatattatacatgtGTAATACTTAGTAGATTGAGTTTATGAGGTCAACTGATCCCTTGGTTGGGGATATTTATGTGTAGTTTCCAGACTAATGTCATATCTAGGCTCAGTAGAATGTCATTAGATTTAGTTATTTGGGTACATTACAGGTAGTTAATTACATTACCCACCCATAGTCAACTTACTCTCAACAGTGTTTGAAGGAGCTAATTACCTAATTTAAGGCataattaatgtataattaagGTGTAATTAAGGTTTaattatgttttattatgCTTTATTCTGTGTTAATTTGGTgttatataactatactatagtactataaatatactcccactactatacacatatacatatacacatagtatattatatatagtatagtatatatggtatagtatagttagtgggtgtctgggtttatgtatatagttaaggtATTGCTATTCTATGttctatatatactattatacccTCAGTAACatactatagtactatagtattcttaggtatatatttaattagctccctctaggggtattagtttattggctccctctaggggtatatatttaagatagctccctctaggggtatatagttaatagtatataatagtatagtgtTGAGAGTATATTAGGTATGAAGTTGGAGTATTATTCGTAGTAATTGGTGTTTTGTATGAGTTCGATTTTCTTGTCGATGAAGTTCCTGGTGGTGTCTCTGAGT harbors:
- the lplA gene encoding lipoyltransferase and lipoate-protein ligase family protein — its product is MLRMYERLLVVLSRERNIYFNLSLENYLLSTFSTGRLWNNVSNSAYSRVLYFWRNSPAVIIGRNQNLYSECNLNNITQDVNIVRRFTGGGAVYQDLGNLCFTIISDSKTHDFNTNSQLICSALTKLIGVRCDPTGRNDMCVNGLKFSGSAFKVLPNAALHHGTLLININKGSLEKYLTPEKSKLAKHNVKSVESRVTNLAQFKPDITHQEVCDSIISETVTHFQYTHSELWEVDQTSEVCNEQEFKECYNKLTDRDWIYGTNLRNEMNGMNGMNGMNVRSLRNRFEFGSVEFCLDIRDNQVENVFIYSDMLNADFIQHLIKKFNKSPFPNTFQAFEEILNSVEYPNCEEYVRQIKAWLRESL
- a CDS encoding Pre-mRNA splicing factor family protein; translated protein: MDKGKWTGSSKIEAEGLEWLYNDPTQQQNNLESYLLGESIPGARGELRRPESDDKSVGSVLTDSSRVYEQTLNKFREDPLFIIKKLETQQQQIIHKYSNLKAKQRKFGDSQRDTHRDKGRERDTHRGREREGEGATNRYRDRERELHKHRDSERELHKHSERELHKDRGRGRERERYRRSRSNSPHRKSHKSHNKPDSKSRRSDISHDKLDSKSDKSPVRRVKGPERPRRYDPMKYAFGVNEDICPPDEILETANRKMQIELLNKLTEPTEHVVSVDEQLDSMIQEGKLHIKDKLNKISQLQNTDEKELTAVDSVKREEYLMSIKKKAFEEANLSNILKHKHNKLL
- a CDS encoding Regulator of chromosome condensation (RCC1) repeat family protein — translated: MKFVRYFIKNLRVSFFYPIFQIPNAVSFCDSNSVSFCDSNTAKPRDSKPQTHKSHNVYMFGSVKSLPEGLSKHPLLQRLECKLVDFGPNFGVAVDKKSNVYLWGSDTQNEFVKPFLLCTLSNIKDLQCANNEIYILLSNGTVLLIKDVNDILNTPHVNCVLQEIPEFSGGFLYNNPKIVRMSIGQYHSAFISDDGSLYCSGNNEFGQCAQKPTQLHTESTFLVYNNNTNTIDQIPPTKVRFRENVRIKDVVCGQTHTLCIDTNNNIYSFGDDSEIELFFGDSRGKSIFEHRHYKPYLKRIYNFSPINTSPIIYNQTEKHLQYVPVRINEMSLLKRYGELIRKSDIKLQAGNHFTIIAITPTHSLHTVNNVNTNNSVNNVNNVNIVNRVNGVNNSIILSSGLNVSGQCGSLDPVSTAAKRVRISKPVRDLTCGTAHCFLLTNNSIYLWGDNKQKQLSLDKKTVWTPERLKLNPEEEIKYIKCSYNNSAIITQHNQ